One window from the genome of Phycisphaerales bacterium encodes:
- a CDS encoding GntG family PLP-dependent aldolase, with product MPPPVVDLRSDTITQPTKAMLDAMISAPLGDDVLGDDPTVIALQDRVAAMLNKEASCFVPSGTMANQVAIRALTEPGDQIIAHSESHVYKYESGAPAALSGCSFYFAHGEKGQFNSEDVTAAIQPQDAHFPKSALVILENTHNRAGGTIWPLDRLESVATRAREHGLGLHLDGARLFNASVASGVALSEYAKHFDTISMCFSKGLGAPVGSIVVGSKSLIARVHRFRKLFGGTMRQSGLLAAAAIYALDNHIERLAEDHENAKALAHGISKITGLDVNVDDVQTNIVCFQVDPTIGSAFEICQKLDARGIRIFDIGPQLLRAVTHLGISSSDIPIAIKEIEHVVTDAAHSTS from the coding sequence ATGCCACCCCCTGTCGTTGATCTTCGAAGTGATACTATTACACAGCCCACGAAGGCGATGCTAGATGCAATGATTTCGGCACCCCTTGGCGATGATGTCCTTGGCGACGATCCAACGGTCATTGCACTCCAAGATCGCGTTGCAGCCATGCTCAACAAGGAAGCCAGCTGCTTTGTACCTTCCGGGACAATGGCCAACCAGGTGGCAATTCGTGCTTTGACTGAGCCAGGCGATCAGATCATTGCACACTCAGAAAGCCACGTTTACAAATATGAATCAGGAGCCCCTGCAGCACTCTCTGGATGTAGCTTTTACTTTGCTCATGGTGAAAAAGGACAGTTCAATTCAGAAGATGTAACGGCAGCAATCCAACCACAAGATGCACACTTTCCGAAGTCTGCACTGGTTATTCTTGAAAACACCCACAATCGTGCGGGTGGCACCATCTGGCCCCTTGATCGCTTGGAATCAGTAGCAACTCGTGCACGCGAACATGGACTGGGACTACATTTGGATGGCGCTCGCTTGTTTAATGCCTCTGTGGCATCGGGCGTCGCCCTTTCAGAGTACGCCAAGCACTTTGACACAATTTCAATGTGCTTTTCAAAAGGTCTGGGTGCGCCCGTCGGTTCTATCGTCGTAGGAAGCAAATCGTTGATAGCCCGTGTTCACCGATTTCGCAAACTCTTTGGTGGCACCATGCGACAATCTGGTCTCCTTGCAGCCGCTGCAATCTATGCGCTTGATAACCACATCGAACGCTTAGCTGAAGATCATGAAAATGCCAAGGCCTTGGCACATGGCATCAGCAAGATTACAGGCCTAGATGTCAATGTTGATGATGTACAGACTAATATTGTATGTTTCCAAGTGGACCCAACTATCGGCTCCGCTTTTGAAATCTGCCAGAAGCTGGATGCGAGGGGCATTCGTATTTTCGACATTGGACCACAACTACTTCGTGCAGTCACACATCTGGGAATTTCATCTTCGGATATTCCTATCGCCATTAAAGAGATAGAACACGTAGTGACAGATGCCGCCCATTCAACTTCTTAA
- a CDS encoding alpha/beta fold hydrolase: MSSAKDSNVLEKSRLGPSWINSFEVDALRTPRWLCGRHLQTSYAFLCRRSEPISYTRQVLESADGDFIDIDLTTQQPGAPLIIACHGLEGSSRSKYMLRLMSRGLREGFNGIAVNHRTCGRPLGQTIRTYHYGFIDDLDQVVRVAAAREPTRPIVVVGYSLGGSIVANWLGRCSSTMPSNVCGAATVSAPLIASRDSHCLDIGLRFYGRFFLRTMKRKAKLLIDQNKVVGQDGLDIEAISKARTMEDFEKCYTAPAHGFSDLESYYRGVSPAPWINSISVPTLMLHASDDPVILSDKLPMQELGAMPTICLSMTKRGGHVGFVSRDQKQWLENQLFRWFRKCLANVSTKRNGQGEVASVNKRCES, translated from the coding sequence ATGTCCTCCGCGAAAGACTCAAATGTGTTAGAGAAGAGCCGTTTAGGTCCCAGCTGGATTAACTCGTTTGAAGTTGACGCCTTGCGCACCCCTCGTTGGCTTTGCGGTCGTCATTTGCAGACATCTTATGCCTTTCTCTGCCGTCGTTCGGAGCCTATTTCTTATACGCGCCAAGTACTGGAAAGTGCAGATGGCGATTTCATAGATATTGATTTGACGACGCAGCAGCCTGGTGCGCCACTTATTATTGCTTGCCACGGTCTCGAAGGATCGTCTCGCTCAAAATATATGCTTCGCTTAATGAGCCGAGGATTGCGAGAAGGTTTTAACGGCATTGCAGTAAACCACCGTACTTGCGGAAGGCCTTTAGGGCAGACGATTCGAACATATCACTACGGGTTTATAGATGATCTTGACCAAGTTGTTCGTGTGGCAGCAGCGCGAGAGCCAACGCGACCAATCGTGGTGGTGGGATATAGTCTTGGTGGGAGTATTGTGGCGAATTGGTTAGGTCGATGTTCTTCAACGATGCCATCAAATGTCTGTGGCGCAGCGACTGTTTCAGCGCCACTGATAGCGAGCCGAGACTCACATTGTCTTGATATTGGACTTCGTTTTTACGGTCGGTTCTTTTTACGAACCATGAAGCGAAAAGCAAAGCTACTGATTGATCAAAATAAGGTGGTTGGCCAAGATGGCCTTGATATTGAAGCGATCAGCAAGGCCCGTACGATGGAAGACTTTGAGAAGTGCTACACCGCTCCTGCGCATGGCTTTTCAGACTTAGAATCCTATTATCGTGGTGTGAGCCCGGCGCCATGGATCAATTCCATTTCGGTGCCAACACTTATGCTGCATGCGAGTGATGATCCAGTTATTTTGTCCGACAAGTTGCCAATGCAGGAGCTTGGCGCAATGCCAACGATATGCTTGTCGATGACAAAGCGTGGAGGACATGTTGGATTTGTGAGTCGGGATCAAAAACAGTGGCTTGAAAATCAACTATTTCGTTGGTTTAGGAAGTGTTTGGCTAATGTGAGTACAAAAAGAAATGGACAGGGCGAAGTAGCTTCCGTTAATAAAAGGTGCGAGTCATGA
- a CDS encoding alpha/beta hydrolase — MLIIIIIIALYVIWCVIAYLFQGEMVFPRRYANQWQRVSVPDHIEALWLDHPDSIRTEAWFRPGEGISSDRPGPLVIYAHGNGELIDNNIELSDFLYSQSISILLIEYRGYGRSQGTPSEQAIVRDAHRWIEQMKLRQDVDARQLIYWGRSIGAGVMCQLALEEPPAGLILQTALLRCDTFAWRFGFPPFLMRHPFRTDLALPRIFCPLLILQHTTDQIAPITDGRMMKQLAAGPVTLIELNGTHNALASQTEQERQELAIRQFLKLIQSNISY, encoded by the coding sequence ATGCTCATCATTATCATAATCATCGCGCTTTATGTCATATGGTGTGTCATTGCCTATCTCTTTCAAGGTGAAATGGTCTTCCCTAGGCGGTATGCCAACCAGTGGCAACGTGTAAGTGTGCCAGACCATATCGAAGCACTTTGGCTTGACCACCCAGATTCTATACGCACCGAAGCATGGTTCCGGCCTGGCGAAGGAATAAGCTCCGATCGACCTGGCCCTTTAGTTATTTATGCGCATGGAAATGGCGAGCTTATAGATAACAACATTGAACTATCAGATTTTTTATATTCACAGTCAATCTCAATATTGCTTATTGAGTACCGAGGCTATGGTCGATCCCAAGGCACACCATCAGAGCAAGCAATCGTGCGAGATGCTCATAGATGGATCGAGCAGATGAAACTTCGCCAGGATGTTGATGCCCGACAGCTCATCTACTGGGGCCGCTCAATTGGCGCCGGTGTCATGTGCCAGTTGGCTCTCGAAGAACCGCCGGCTGGACTCATCTTGCAGACCGCCCTTCTCAGATGCGACACATTCGCTTGGCGTTTTGGCTTTCCCCCATTTCTCATGCGCCATCCATTCCGCACCGATCTAGCCCTACCACGTATTTTCTGCCCATTGCTTATTCTGCAACATACGACAGACCAAATCGCACCAATCACAGATGGACGAATGATGAAGCAACTTGCAGCTGGGCCAGTCACCCTTATTGAATTGAACGGCACACACAATGCACTCGCTAGCCAAACAGAACAGGAGCGACAAGAGCTTGCCATCAGACAGTTTCTAAAGCTCATCCAATCGAACATTTCATATTGA
- a CDS encoding sigma-70 family RNA polymerase sigma factor has product MQKTKGDIDLHLYLSQISKVDLLTAQQERDLGWKIINDECCDSKQQMIGANLRLVVSVAKNFTNRGLPLSDLIEEGNLGLIRAVDGYDPAHGARFSTYATWWIKKSIRRVLHTAGPPIRLPSHLIERITRWRSIYDRLEHHLHRPPTPSEFAVAAEIDPNKMEMVNRILCINQRAATRPNDQSNCNLSLLDLFEDHRSLRPEETAQHFEQKSRLRDCLFLLDNRSARIVRLRYGLEGTSPMSLRQVGEIVGLTRERVRQIEMASLRKLRQLIDYGTNSEAGKNHTRAKTNAPSRLVPESLRSA; this is encoded by the coding sequence ATGCAGAAGACTAAGGGCGATATCGATCTTCATCTCTACCTAAGCCAGATTAGCAAAGTCGATTTGCTCACTGCTCAACAAGAAAGAGATCTAGGTTGGAAGATTATCAACGACGAATGCTGTGACTCCAAGCAACAGATGATTGGAGCCAACCTTCGACTTGTTGTTTCAGTTGCTAAGAACTTCACCAACCGAGGGCTACCTCTCTCTGATTTGATCGAAGAAGGCAATCTCGGTTTGATCCGAGCCGTTGATGGCTACGATCCTGCACACGGGGCGAGATTCTCAACATATGCAACTTGGTGGATAAAGAAGTCCATCAGAAGAGTGCTTCATACTGCAGGCCCACCAATACGCCTTCCAAGCCATCTCATTGAGCGCATCACTCGATGGCGATCAATTTATGATCGTCTGGAACACCACTTACATAGGCCACCCACACCAAGTGAATTCGCCGTGGCTGCAGAGATTGATCCAAATAAGATGGAAATGGTAAATCGCATCTTGTGCATTAATCAGCGTGCTGCAACGAGGCCGAATGATCAAAGTAACTGCAACTTAAGCCTACTAGACCTCTTTGAAGATCATCGCAGCTTGCGCCCTGAAGAGACTGCGCAGCACTTTGAACAAAAATCCCGTCTACGAGACTGCCTCTTTCTACTGGATAACCGATCAGCTCGAATTGTACGGCTTCGCTATGGACTAGAAGGCACGTCACCAATGTCATTGAGACAGGTCGGAGAAATAGTGGGACTCACGCGAGAACGCGTCAGGCAAATTGAGATGGCGTCACTACGTAAACTACGTCAACTCATCGACTATGGAACAAACTCCGAAGCTGGAAAAAATCACACAAGGGCCAAGACAAATGCCCCTTCAAGACTTGTACCAGAATCACTAAGATCTGCTTAA
- a CDS encoding agmatine deiminase family protein, with protein sequence MCGKRFSKYALMLTVCVLSSMNNPALSSGNGKTSRGDRSDSKSIDQTQPLEVNGRLVYPEGWPIGAAMTPAERSWKATQLPLRSGINVLPPEGPIRCVAEYEPMEGILVAWEGNNSWKSILAEMASHITTTGNANIFVVVDNNSEGTSARNSIVAQGADSSRVIIIVRTTNTIWIRDYGPRFITEGGCRAIVDHEYNRPRPSDNALSSYLSSLWDFPYYEIPLTHGGGNYHLNGIGESFATQLIANENPSLTEVQIVDYWQDFQGLDTTLTPAFPTSVDSTQHIDMWMQIADDRLALVSDWPNNVGSTQDNICDDTTADLSSSGWTVLRPPARSIGGTHYTYTNVVMCNDLVLIPSYDSLASENAQALAVWQSAVPDKTIVQIDCDAIVTAAGVMHCIVMHVPSPQGGEQPTAYLRSPRGGEVLEPGTTINIEWIADDNDDVVIDLELSTDGGATFANIIAANLSDSGSYAWLVPDLFSNQARVRVLARDSQGNTGSDQSDSDITINGTPTLVGDINMDGIVDVADFSLFLIAFGTSCDPNSDCPSDLDGNGSVNVSDFSLFLINFGQSQ encoded by the coding sequence GTGTGCGGCAAGCGATTTAGTAAATATGCGTTGATGCTAACAGTGTGTGTCCTGAGCTCTATGAACAACCCTGCGCTGAGTAGCGGTAATGGAAAAACAAGCCGTGGTGATCGATCTGATTCAAAGAGCATCGATCAAACCCAACCACTTGAAGTTAATGGCCGCCTCGTCTATCCGGAAGGATGGCCAATTGGCGCCGCAATGACTCCAGCTGAGAGGTCATGGAAGGCAACCCAACTGCCACTTCGCTCTGGAATCAATGTGCTGCCACCAGAAGGCCCCATTCGCTGTGTTGCAGAGTACGAGCCAATGGAAGGCATTCTCGTTGCATGGGAGGGCAATAACAGCTGGAAAAGTATTCTCGCTGAGATGGCTTCTCACATCACAACTACTGGGAATGCCAACATATTTGTCGTTGTCGATAATAACTCTGAAGGCACATCCGCTCGAAATTCTATTGTTGCTCAAGGCGCTGACAGTTCCAGAGTTATCATTATTGTTCGCACGACTAACACCATCTGGATACGGGATTATGGACCACGCTTCATCACCGAGGGTGGATGCCGTGCGATCGTGGATCACGAGTACAACCGCCCCCGCCCCTCTGATAATGCGCTGAGTAGTTATCTCAGTTCACTCTGGGATTTTCCCTACTACGAAATTCCGCTTACCCACGGTGGGGGCAATTACCATCTCAATGGTATTGGCGAGAGTTTTGCAACCCAGCTCATTGCGAACGAAAATCCGTCCCTCACTGAAGTGCAAATTGTGGACTATTGGCAGGATTTTCAGGGACTCGATACGACTCTTACCCCTGCATTTCCGACATCTGTTGACTCTACACAACATATTGATATGTGGATGCAAATTGCTGATGACAGGCTTGCATTAGTAAGTGATTGGCCAAATAACGTCGGCTCTACTCAAGATAATATCTGTGACGACACAACAGCTGATCTGTCTAGTTCAGGCTGGACTGTTTTACGACCACCAGCTCGAAGTATTGGAGGAACACATTACACATACACCAATGTTGTGATGTGCAACGACCTGGTACTTATTCCTAGCTATGACTCATTAGCTTCAGAAAACGCACAGGCACTTGCCGTTTGGCAAAGTGCTGTACCGGATAAAACAATCGTTCAAATAGACTGCGATGCAATTGTGACGGCCGCTGGAGTAATGCACTGTATTGTGATGCATGTTCCTTCTCCTCAAGGTGGCGAGCAACCAACTGCCTATCTTCGTTCACCACGCGGCGGCGAGGTATTGGAGCCAGGCACAACCATTAATATTGAGTGGATCGCTGATGACAACGATGATGTAGTCATTGACTTAGAACTGTCCACCGATGGTGGCGCGACATTCGCAAACATCATTGCTGCCAATCTGAGCGACAGCGGTAGCTATGCGTGGCTTGTGCCCGATTTATTCAGCAATCAGGCTCGGGTCCGTGTACTTGCACGTGATAGCCAAGGAAACACTGGCTCTGATCAGAGCGATAGCGATATCACGATCAACGGAACACCAACGCTTGTGGGTGATATCAATATGGATGGCATCGTAGACGTGGCTGACTTTTCACTCTTCTTGATTGCCTTCGGCACCTCCTGTGACCCGAATTCAGACTGCCCTTCAGATCTTGATGGAAATGGGAGTGTCAATGTTTCAGATTTCTCACTATTCCTCATCAACTTTGGGCAATCTCAGTAG
- a CDS encoding trehalase family glycosidase: protein MSKKLTIQGLTTPVAKSNKVVGSRPVSIGISEDESDSEFSKLLQDALGSWWLGEKGDTLPRREFQSKCVLPYIHGRWLDSDHLLRTPQMIGREAIDKLLRMPDESLGWPVYYPADQPHVAEFIRANNQHKIDLDLRPLPTPRPHPATEEGNNLYNQPGFLFLPNAYVVPGGAFSEMYGWDSCFIILGILASAEYILKHEGCYILDESQYRPSTHEDVQRLFQLAKGMVDNHIYEIRCYGGYVLNGNRAYYLTRSQPPLFTRQALAVYEFAMKYGEEVDLPYIETLAHCLYPDDKERIVPTSYDDWMRKQVVPAATSYYYYWTDPELVFADWDPRGVHIKGQNPRVVRITPDGDYVEGAEKESWVAYRYYPDGDGASPEVVNGMQDQNKQLYLDAARFFREFPEENPMDPRTGRPMFWDPKCSNFANLTQEFFCADRAVRASGFDLSGRYGAQGQYATNYAPVDLNTLLFQMGSDLLLMYHRFGSDYHSQEESKVIREQIRERVENARFVINNLLWQDEGEGGSFRDLRIHKIGTAPKKTYAYSTTFVPLWAKGLINDPEKRKRVLRGAAQTEVVTQDQIFHKTDDTVVWIKDNPGEIFRQVDGASEFCKIEAGSTSLISLTKSEQPWSYGIPTSSIHSGNQWDFPYSWAPIQHFAVEGLWETAIKDGGEALQAVRNIIEGWVDAVDIVFAQSGNLVEKYTSYDPADYESVARGYAEAEVGFGWTNAVYLRFLLQAEERLGDLFGEES from the coding sequence ATGTCGAAGAAACTAACCATTCAGGGACTTACGACTCCAGTTGCTAAGTCCAACAAAGTTGTTGGATCTCGACCAGTGTCTATCGGTATTAGTGAAGACGAGTCTGACTCTGAATTTTCTAAGCTGCTCCAAGATGCGCTTGGCTCATGGTGGCTCGGAGAGAAAGGTGACACGCTTCCCAGAAGAGAATTCCAGAGTAAGTGTGTTCTTCCTTATATTCATGGTCGGTGGTTAGATTCAGATCACCTTCTTCGTACGCCTCAGATGATAGGCAGGGAAGCGATTGACAAGTTGTTGCGCATGCCAGATGAATCGCTTGGCTGGCCAGTCTATTACCCCGCAGATCAGCCCCACGTTGCCGAGTTTATTCGGGCCAATAATCAACACAAAATTGATTTGGATCTTCGGCCACTGCCGACGCCTCGCCCACACCCAGCAACTGAAGAAGGCAATAATCTCTATAACCAGCCAGGATTCTTGTTTCTTCCAAATGCCTATGTTGTTCCCGGTGGTGCATTCAGCGAAATGTATGGATGGGATTCGTGTTTCATTATTTTAGGCATTCTTGCAAGCGCAGAATACATTCTAAAACACGAAGGATGTTATATCCTTGATGAATCTCAATATCGACCATCGACCCACGAAGATGTTCAAAGGTTGTTTCAGCTTGCTAAGGGAATGGTTGATAATCATATCTATGAAATTCGTTGCTACGGTGGTTATGTGCTCAATGGGAATCGAGCCTATTACCTTACACGCTCACAGCCGCCACTATTTACACGGCAGGCTCTTGCTGTATACGAATTTGCGATGAAGTATGGAGAAGAAGTTGACCTGCCATATATAGAAACGTTAGCTCACTGTTTATATCCAGACGATAAAGAGAGGATTGTCCCAACTTCTTACGATGACTGGATGCGCAAGCAGGTCGTGCCAGCGGCAACTTCTTATTACTACTACTGGACTGATCCTGAGCTCGTGTTTGCGGACTGGGATCCTCGAGGTGTACACATTAAGGGCCAGAATCCTCGGGTGGTTCGAATTACGCCTGATGGTGATTATGTAGAGGGCGCTGAAAAAGAATCATGGGTTGCTTACCGTTATTACCCTGATGGAGATGGAGCGTCACCTGAAGTCGTTAATGGGATGCAGGATCAAAACAAGCAGCTCTACTTGGATGCAGCTCGTTTCTTTCGGGAGTTCCCTGAAGAAAATCCTATGGATCCTCGTACTGGCCGCCCCATGTTTTGGGATCCAAAGTGTTCAAACTTTGCCAATCTTACCCAGGAGTTTTTCTGCGCAGATCGGGCAGTTCGTGCGTCTGGGTTCGATTTGTCAGGTCGATATGGTGCGCAGGGGCAATACGCAACAAATTACGCTCCAGTCGATCTCAATACACTACTGTTTCAAATGGGATCCGATCTGCTGTTGATGTACCACCGTTTTGGTTCCGATTATCACTCTCAAGAAGAGTCGAAAGTGATTCGGGAGCAAATCCGTGAACGAGTTGAAAATGCCCGGTTTGTAATCAACAATCTTCTTTGGCAAGATGAAGGCGAAGGTGGGTCTTTTAGAGACCTTCGGATTCACAAAATAGGTACGGCGCCGAAAAAAACCTATGCGTATAGCACGACATTTGTACCACTGTGGGCAAAGGGTCTTATCAACGACCCTGAGAAACGCAAAAGAGTGCTTCGCGGCGCCGCTCAGACTGAGGTAGTCACACAGGATCAGATTTTCCATAAGACAGATGATACTGTTGTCTGGATTAAGGATAATCCCGGAGAGATTTTCAGGCAGGTCGATGGTGCCAGTGAATTTTGTAAAATTGAAGCAGGCAGCACGAGTCTTATATCGCTGACGAAGAGCGAGCAGCCTTGGAGCTATGGAATTCCAACCAGTTCAATACACTCTGGTAATCAGTGGGACTTCCCATACAGCTGGGCACCAATACAGCACTTTGCCGTAGAAGGTTTGTGGGAAACTGCTATTAAAGATGGTGGTGAAGCACTTCAGGCCGTACGCAATATCATTGAAGGCTGGGTAGATGCAGTTGATATTGTGTTTGCTCAGTCTGGTAATTTAGTAGAGAAATATACAAGTTATGATCCGGCTGACTATGAGAGTGTTGCTCGTGGCTATGCAGAAGCCGAGGTTGGCTTTGGCTGGACCAACGCGGTGTACTTGAGATTTTTACTCCAAGCAGAAGAAAGGCTTGGCGATCTCTTCGGCGAAGAGTCATAA
- the nhaA gene encoding Na+/H+ antiporter NhaA, producing MTNNSVPSLPPVKKNDGVSYFEQFFRLEAAGGILLLFVLVLAMIIANVPGVSSVYQWFLDIPIEISIGQASLREELLIWVNEGLMAVFFLILALEIKREILDGELASVSKVVLPGVAAIGGIVGPAVIYLAINYIGGMDETRFWGWPISTTTDIAFTLGVIAMLGTRVPVACKAFVVALSIVDDILAVSIIAVFYTNDISLGFLVAGIVGILLLVLLNMVGVKRIAPYILIGIFIWICILEAHVHATLAGVAVGLTIPLKPDAKGFSALRHLEHLLHPWVAFVILPVFVFCNGGITFNSESIRSAFEIWQVPVGIAAGLCLGKSLGVFASAWLAIKLGWATLPRGSTWGHLFAIGALTGIGFTMSLFLGSLAFTDSSAHEDAMRIGVIGGSILSAALGISSMIFAGQALDVTEQPERADPDSSPH from the coding sequence ATGACAAACAATTCAGTGCCCTCTCTGCCACCCGTAAAAAAGAACGATGGCGTTTCCTACTTTGAGCAGTTTTTTAGACTTGAGGCTGCTGGCGGCATCTTGCTGTTGTTTGTTCTCGTTCTTGCAATGATTATTGCCAATGTGCCCGGTGTATCATCGGTGTACCAGTGGTTCCTTGATATACCAATTGAAATTAGTATTGGGCAGGCCAGTCTTCGTGAGGAACTGCTGATTTGGGTTAATGAAGGCCTGATGGCGGTCTTTTTCTTGATTTTGGCGCTCGAGATCAAGCGAGAGATCTTAGATGGTGAACTCGCATCTGTTTCGAAGGTGGTGTTGCCTGGTGTGGCAGCCATCGGTGGAATTGTTGGGCCAGCCGTGATTTATCTTGCCATCAACTACATCGGTGGAATGGATGAGACTCGCTTTTGGGGTTGGCCTATTTCAACGACAACTGATATTGCATTCACATTAGGTGTGATTGCAATGTTAGGGACACGTGTTCCTGTCGCATGCAAAGCATTTGTGGTGGCTTTATCAATTGTTGATGACATTTTAGCTGTTTCTATTATTGCGGTGTTTTATACCAATGACATCTCTTTGGGATTTCTTGTCGCAGGAATAGTAGGCATTCTTTTATTGGTGTTACTAAACATGGTCGGTGTCAAGAGAATTGCGCCGTACATTCTCATAGGCATATTCATTTGGATTTGTATTTTAGAGGCTCACGTACATGCGACGTTAGCTGGTGTGGCGGTTGGATTGACTATTCCTTTAAAGCCTGACGCTAAAGGTTTTTCAGCGTTGCGGCACCTTGAGCACCTTCTTCACCCGTGGGTGGCATTTGTCATCTTGCCAGTGTTCGTGTTCTGTAATGGCGGTATTACATTCAATTCAGAGTCAATTCGTAGCGCGTTTGAAATTTGGCAGGTTCCAGTTGGGATTGCTGCAGGCTTATGTCTGGGTAAATCACTCGGTGTGTTTGCTTCAGCATGGCTGGCGATCAAATTAGGATGGGCAACGTTGCCGCGGGGTTCTACTTGGGGGCACTTGTTTGCAATTGGCGCACTGACAGGTATTGGTTTTACCATGAGTCTTTTTCTGGGAAGTCTTGCCTTTACTGATTCATCGGCACACGAAGATGCCATGCGAATTGGTGTGATTGGCGGTTCGATTCTCTCTGCCGCATTGGGTATCAGTAGCATGATTTTCGCTGGCCAGGCACTCGATGTTACGGAACAACCGGAAAGAGCCGATCCAGATTCGTCGCCTCATTGA
- a CDS encoding MFS transporter, which produces MPSYKTDTLPDLKTQTSSPPIDPWIDYTVIPQSASDRQGLSWSILVPVALLFFAAMPDAMFAPILKQIFIDRFQISDSAAHLFMAVNIIGVIGGVAALKWLRGFMKPMAILLLAALIEAVLFLVMGLLTAIPISFSALLLVRVVEGSTDLILLAVPLTIIANQMGGNRKTQGFGLGATTIILALSVGAFVGGYIASSAVFVWAAALTMVIAIIALMHIRSSSIATNPLTTDSKKQSSRNRISKRAYCGAWLLASDRALAALLATTVPIALATAGIQPATSGIAIGLCLLIMAIGSWPAGWLADQTSPRQIRIVFSITYACGFLLLAIGPLQEPGWLFFSFVIIGIGAAGLMPTALSLGSDRHASTSEVAAMQGASQIGYTIAVLAAAALLLATTGLMAYKMILFIAIGVFLVINLAAMNALKRINAKQATNDKSTTATSQESSYTSFSFEPLDEAIFFEAHDHDKDSRHVEIETRQVNRFKPETPVPASNP; this is translated from the coding sequence GTGCCTTCTTACAAAACAGATACATTGCCAGACTTAAAAACGCAGACATCCTCGCCACCAATTGATCCGTGGATTGACTACACAGTAATTCCACAATCAGCATCAGACCGCCAAGGACTAAGTTGGTCGATACTTGTACCCGTCGCCCTGCTTTTCTTTGCTGCTATGCCTGATGCAATGTTTGCTCCAATACTCAAACAGATCTTTATTGACCGCTTTCAAATCAGCGACTCGGCAGCTCACTTGTTTATGGCTGTCAACATCATCGGCGTGATCGGTGGGGTGGCTGCTCTCAAGTGGCTTCGTGGATTTATGAAGCCTATGGCTATATTGCTACTTGCGGCACTTATAGAAGCTGTCCTTTTCTTAGTCATGGGCTTATTGACAGCGATACCGATTAGCTTTAGCGCTCTGCTTTTGGTGAGAGTTGTTGAAGGAAGTACTGACCTCATTTTACTTGCAGTGCCCCTCACAATAATCGCTAACCAAATGGGCGGAAATCGTAAAACACAGGGGTTTGGACTAGGAGCTACAACAATCATCCTTGCGCTTAGCGTTGGTGCTTTTGTAGGTGGTTACATTGCATCATCAGCAGTCTTTGTATGGGCCGCTGCTTTGACAATGGTCATCGCGATTATTGCTCTTATGCATATAAGAAGCAGCTCTATCGCAACCAATCCACTCACAACGGATAGCAAAAAACAATCTTCTCGAAACCGCATTTCGAAACGCGCTTATTGTGGCGCCTGGTTGCTGGCCAGTGATCGAGCCCTGGCCGCTCTACTTGCAACAACAGTACCGATTGCTCTTGCGACTGCAGGCATACAGCCTGCAACCTCAGGAATCGCTATAGGGCTGTGCCTGCTGATCATGGCAATAGGAAGCTGGCCCGCCGGCTGGCTTGCTGATCAAACTTCTCCTCGGCAAATACGAATTGTCTTTTCTATCACTTATGCCTGCGGTTTTCTTCTTCTTGCCATTGGCCCGCTTCAAGAGCCAGGCTGGCTCTTCTTTTCCTTTGTGATCATTGGCATTGGCGCTGCGGGATTAATGCCAACTGCTTTATCGCTTGGTTCTGATCGACATGCCTCCACCTCTGAAGTAGCAGCCATGCAAGGCGCTAGTCAAATTGGCTATACGATCGCCGTGCTTGCGGCAGCAGCACTGCTTCTTGCCACCACTGGCTTGATGGCTTACAAGATGATTCTTTTCATTGCAATTGGCGTCTTTTTAGTCATCAATTTAGCCGCCATGAATGCACTCAAACGAATCAATGCCAAGCAAGCCACAAACGATAAGTCAACAACCGCTACCTCGCAGGAATCAAGCTACACATCATTTAGCTTTGAGCCTTTAGATGAGGCCATCTTTTTTGAAGCCCATGATCATGACAAAGATTCTAGACATGTAGAGATAGAAACGCGTCAGGTGAATCGCTTTAAACCAGAAACACCGGTACCCGCCTCAAACCCTTAG